The stretch of DNA GTAACAAACAATCCGTGAAACCCCCGGTCGAGGTACCGATATCGAGTGCAGTCTTCCCTTCGCAGTCGATTCGCCAGTGCTCGAGTGCGCGCTCTAGTTTCAACCCGCCGCGACTGACGTACGGCATGTCGTCGCCGAGCAATCGGATCGCCGCTGACTCCTCCACCTGCGCTCCAGCCTTCGTGACCTTCTGCTCGTTGATGAGCACGCGCCCGGCAAGAATCATGGCCTGCGCACGCTCACGCGAGGAGGCGAGGCCGCGGTCGGTCAGGAGTTTGTCGAGGCGGAGTTTCATCGCAGTTATTGTAGAGGAGAGGGCGGGCGAGGCGATCGGATCGGAATGGGTAGTCGAGGATAGATTATGGTAGGGCCCGTTCTCATCAATCCATCTTGTCTGCAGCGATGGATGTTAGATGAAGTTGGTATCGTTTAGTTCTTCACCATGGCGCAGAATCATAGCATTGCGCTCTGTCTGTGGTTGATAAGGATGAATCGGAGTCAGGAAGAAGAATCGGTATGGCGGGCCCGGAGCGATTCGAACGCCCGACCCCTTCGTTCGTAGCGAAGTGCTCTATCCAGCTGAGCTACGGGCCCGTGCTTCGAGTATAACAACGACCTTTCGGAGCGGCAAGAGAGGGGTGTCCTGTCGAGGAAGAAATGCAGGTCCCTCGACTCCGCCGTGCAAAAAGCGCGCGGCTGCACTCCGAATGACGATTCGTTATTTGTGGCAGAGCGTTTACGCTCTCGGTCGCTCTTCCGGTGGTGGGATGTTTTCGATCATCTCGAAGGAATCGAGGTGCATGAATTCGCGGACGATGTCGACCTCGGAATTCTTCATCTCAGCGGGCGGGCCGTCGAAGACCTTTTTGCCTTCGTGGAGGAAGATGACGCGGTCGGCGACCTTCTGGGCGAGCGCCATGTCGTGGGTCACGACAATCGAGGTCAGCTTCAACTGATACTTTAGCTTTTTAATGAGATCGCCCAGCAGTTGCGCCATTAGCGGGTCGACCATGGTTGTCGGCTCGTCGTACAGGATGCACTCGGGTTGCGCAGCCAGCGCGCGCGCAATCGCCACCGAACGTTTCATTCCGGTCGAAAGATCCGAGGGAAGCTGGTCGCGATACTGCTTGACGCCGACCATCTCCAGCAGGCCATCGACGATCTGGTAGATCTGCTCTTCGGTCAGGTCTCCGCGCTCGCGCAGTGGGAATGCGACGTTCTCGCCGCAGGTGATCGAGTCGAAGAGTGCACCGTTCTGAAAGACCATCGTAACTTTCTTGCGGATGCGTTCGAGTTCGCGCTCGGGGTAGTCGGTGATGTCCTCGTGGGCGACCCAGACGCGGCCGGAATCCGGCTTGAGGAATCCCATGATGTGGTGGAGCGACACGGACTTGCCCACGCCCGAGCGCCCCAGGATAGCGACGGTCTCGCCCGGGTAGACGACGAAGCTGACGTCATCGAGCACGACCTTGTCGCCGAATGCCTTGCAGACGTGCTGGAAGTCGATATAGGGCTGGCGGTCAGTCATAAGGGGTGCCGGGTACCGGGGTTCAAGGTACAAGGTTCAAGGGGCAAGATGCAAGGAAGGTGCGAGGTACGGGGTAGGAGGTGCGAGGTACCAGGAAAGCTGAGCCGATTTTGCTCGCATCTCGAAGTTCGTAGATGGCACCTCGTACCTCATTCACTTCTCTGCCGCGAGTTTTTCGAACTCCTCCGGCGTATTCACGTTCGCGAACATCTCCGGGGAGAAGCCCGCTGCTCGCACCTCTTCTTCCGTTAGGATGCGCAGGGAGGCGCGATCGAAGCTGGCGTCGACTTTATTGTGGCCGTCCTTGAGGGCCCTTTCGGCGCGCTCGCGGAAGCCCCGGCGATAGACGCCGCAGAGGGGCTGCAGGCCACCGACGACGGATGCCACGGTGACTTGCGAACCCGCCTCTCGCGCCATCTTCAGAATCCAACCGAGTAGCGCCGCAGTGACTCCGGGGAGATCGACGGCGAGAATGATGTTCCACTCCGTGGTTGTCGTCGAGAGCGCAGCGTGAATGCCGCCGAGAGGGCCTCGGTCGCGAAAGACGTCTTCCACGATCTCACCCGCCCAGGCATATCCAGCATATTTCTCGCGCGAACCCACAATTCCGACCTGTCCGGCCACGGCTCCGGCGACCGCGAGAGCGTTCTCCAGCAGCGTTCGACCGGAGGGCAGACTCAGCGACGCTTTATCCTGCCCCATGCGCTCGCTCCTGCCGCCGGTAAGAATGAAGGCGGTGACATCGCTCTGAGCTTTGTGCCCAACATTTGCGGTTTCTATGTCGGCAGACATTTCGATCTCCAAGCGTACGACCAGTCCATCGTGAAAGGTATAAAGGTCATCACTGCCGGCAAGACGCCCGTGCCCGGAATCTCAGTTGATCTGGTTCGCCGTGCCCGGCTGCCACTGGATTTCCATGCCGACGATGCGGCCGGCGCGATCAAGGTCCAGTTTGGCGGGAGCCTTGAGCACGGCATCGCCGCTGAAGCCTGGCACGGCGATCAGGACCTTCGGCTCGATGTAGTCGGCCATGGCGTCACTCCGGATGAACTGCATGGCCAGATCGTTCCGGCAAGGCTTCGGAATCTCGAACGAAAGGTCGGCGAGTTCGCCAGTTTCGGAGACCGAGATCGCCGCCTCTACCGGCATGCGAGTCTTGATTTCCTCGGCCGAGACCTGCAGGTGCGGCTTGAACGAGACGTAGTAGAGGAAGCCGTCCTCGGGATCGAATTCAGAACGTTCAACTTTGAATGGCATATCAAGAAAAGAAGCCTAGTTCTACTAACTATTAACTATAAGAGCGGTTGTTTGTATCACAAAAGAGAGCACCGGGAAAGTAAATGAAAGGGAACGGAGAAGAGCGTAGATTGTGAATCGTGAATAGTCGATCGAATGGACTTTGGAGAACTAAGGTCGACCCACCAGTCACGATTCTCAATTGCCCCTGTGAGCCTGTTTTTGCACAACAAATTGGCCCTTCCAGGGTTCTAGAACCTTGGAGACTACTCGCAATTAGAAGTGCGGTTGGGCTATTCTGGCGCGGAGAATTTCCGAATCCAGGTGGTCCGGGTGCAGCAACTCTGCATCTAACGCAACAAGCGTACCGCGACAGAGGAGAGTTCCAGTATGAAGATGAAGGCAGCGCTGTACCCTGTCATGATCGCTGTGCTGGCGATGTTGATCGGCACAGCGTGCAACAAGACCGCAGCCACGCGGAGCGACGCACAGGTCGCCGGCGATGTGCAATCCAAGATATTCTCCGACCCGAACGTTCAAAGCCGGCAGATCAGCGTGCAGTCGGCCAACGGTATCGTCACGCTCTCCGGAACCGTGAATTCGGATGCGGAACGCGCCGCCGCGGCACAGGATGCTGCCGCCATCGACGGCGTCAAGACCGTCGTCAACAACCTGACGACGCAGGCTGCCCAGGCGCAGCCACCGGCCGAGCAGCAGCCGGAAGCAACCCAGGCGGCAACCGAAACCAAGCCCGAACGGCGCGCAGCCCCGCGCCGCCCGAGTCCGCGTCGCGAGCGAAGCTACTCGGACAACTCGCAGTCGGCAAGCAATTCCTCGAATATGAACTCGATGCCTGCGACGACCTCGGCCGGTAACGCCGCTGTAGCGGACAACACGCCGCCGCCACCACCGCAGCCGAAGAAGATCACGGTGCCATCGGGAACGCAGCTCTCGATTCGCCTGATCGATACACTCGACTCGGAGAAGAACCAGGTGGGAGACCAGTTCCGTGCGACATTGAATGCCCCCGTGGTGATTGACGACGAAGTCGTCATCCCGCAGGATGCCGATGTGCAGGGCCGTGTGGTGGACGTGAAGAGTGCGGGTCGCTATGCCGGCGCAGCCGATATGGTACTGGAACTCACGACGTTGAGTTTCAATGGCAAGACCTATAACCTGAGCACGAACCAGTGGTCTCGCCAGACCAAGGGTCGTGGCAAGAGCACAGCCGGAAAAGTCGGTGGGGGCGCCGTCCTCGGAGCCATCATCGGCGGGATCGCCGGTGGCGGTAAGGGCGCGGCGATCGGAACCATAGCCGGAGCCGGTGCGGGCGGCGGAGTAGCTACTATGGGCAAGGGCCAGCAGATTCACCTCGGGTCGGAAGCTCTGCTCAGCTTCGATCTCCAGAACCCGATCGTAGTCACGACGCAGCCAGGTGGAAACCAGATGAACCGGCGCTCGATGGATCAATAGTTTCCTTGCGTAGTAAGCAGGCGGTCCGAAAGGGCCGCCTTTGTTTTTGCGACACAAAGGCCGTGGCACGCACCCCAGAAGGGCGATTTTTCGCTGGCAACTGTCCTTCGGTTCGTCGCAACTATCTTGAGATGCCGAAGTTTACGGCCCTTATCTTCGCCCGGCTGGAAGACTCTGCCTATCTGGACCGGGCTCTGGAGTCCCTGAAGGTCGCCAACGATCGACTCCTGATCGACGCTGACCGGAACCCGGAGATTAAAAAAATCGCGCGTCGGCATCATGCCCGGCACAAGAATGGCATCCCCGGCGTTACTCCTGGCGCGTACCTCATGGATGCCTTTCATCACTGGATCCTGGTGTTGCGCCCGTTTGAAGCGCTCAGCAATGACCTCATCCGCGCCCTGGAAGAATGGAAGAAGCGAAAGAAGGACGAGTCTCCCGGGTACGGGTTTCCGATACTCAGGCAGGAGGGCCACAGGTGGTGCGCCGATGACCCTGAACTGAGACTCGTAAATAGGCGGCTGATTAACTGGATGGGGGAGTTGCCGGATAACCAAAGGGCGCCAATCCTCCCGGGGCCGCTTCTGCAATACGAGACAGAAGAGCAGGAACAGAGGATGGCTTCTTAGAGTTTTTCAGCCAAGAACCTGAGCCCTATGAACGTTTACCCTCTTGGGCACCTGCGAACCAGAACCCTGCCTGCGCCGGATATAATCTCCACTCAGACCAGCAGCCACGGAAAATACTTTGGACCCCAACACTGTTTTCACGGCGGTCGCGTTCATTTTCGGCCTCGTATTCGGAAGTTTCCTGAACGTCTGCATCTACCGGATGCCACGCGGGCTTTCGGTAGTGGCGCCGCGGTCCGCATGCCCAAGTTGCAAAAAACCCATCGCTGGTTATGACAACATCCCCGTTGTGAGTTGGCTGGTTTTGCGAGGCCGCTGCCGAAACTGCGGCGCACGCATTGCCGCCAGGTATATCGGCGTCGAGTTGCTCACCGGCATTCTGTTCGCCGCCTGCTTCTGGGAATTCGGACCGAGTCTCGCGGCGGTGAAGTACACAACGTTCTCGTTCCTGCTATTAGGGCTCATCTTTACCGATTGCGAGAACCGTCTGTTGCCCGACCTGCTCACGCTGCCGGGCTTTTTCATTGGGCTGGCTTTCAGCCTGGTGGTGCCGCTCAACGGACTCTTCGAGTTTCTCTATGCCGGCGATTTCAACTGGCGCGCTCTTTCATTGGCGGATGCCCTTCTCGCAGCCTTCATCGGCGGCGGCTTTATATGGGCTGCCGGAGAACTCTACTTTCGAATGCGCGGCATGCCTGGAATGGGATTCGGCGACGTGAAATTGCTGCTGATGATTGGCGCGTTCCTCGGTGTTCGGCTGACGGTGCTGACGGTTTTCGCGGCTTCGGTTGGGGCAGCGGTGATCGGGATCGCGATGTTCCCGGCCGTTTATCGCAGGCGACAGAAAGCCGTATCGTTGAAAAGACGCTTTCCTGACGAGAAAGAACGCCGGCAGGAGGCGTACGATTCTGCCATGCGTTGCATGCGGCTGCCCTTCGGTTCGTTCCTGGGCGGCGCCGCGCTGTTCGTCACGTTCTTCGGGGAACGTGTCGCGAACTGGTACCTGGGACTTTATCGTTGAAGGACCTGCTGACCAACCCGGTCGTGATGCGCGCCATCCTGACATTTGTACTGGCGCTGGCAATGCTAGTTCTCGGCGTCATGTTCATCCGACGCATGCGGCGGTCGATGGTGGAAGAGCCAAGCCCTCGCCGTTCGACAGGAGACGATTCCGGCTTCGCACTAGAGGCCTATCACGGAGTTATTCAGCGGCTGAAAGAGCAGGAACAGGAGTTGGTTCGGCTTCGAGCCGAGGCCTCCGCCCGTGCTTCCGCCAGCGAAAACATGAGCGCCGTGGTGCTGACGAATCTCACCTCCGGCGTGCTCCTGTTCAACAACATGGGAATCGTGCAGCAGGCGAACCAGGCGGCGCGAGGAATTCTCGGATACGCTTCGCCGCTGGGCCTGCACGCGCGCGACATCTTCCGCACCGTTACCGCTCTGCGATTGGAGAACGGTGAGCACCATTCGACGGGTATCGCGCTGATGCAGGCCGTACAGATCGCCATCGGCCAGGGAACTCCTTTTCGGCGAATGGAAGCCGACTATCGAACTCCCGGCGGCGAAGATCGCGTGCTCGGCATCACTCTGTCACCGGTGAAGGGCTCCGCCGGGGAAGGGCTTGGCGCTGCCTGCCTGGTAAGCGACCTCACCCAGATTACGGCGCTGGAGCGCGAGGCCCGCACACGCCAGAAGATGGCTGCGCTGGGTGAAATGTCTGCCGGAATCGCACACGAGTTCAAGAATTCGCTCGCTACGATCAGCGGCTACGCTCAGATGCTGGCGAAATCCGAAGACGCAAGCGCACGCGACTTCGGCCAGCGCATTCGAAACGAGACCGCCAACCTCACCCGTGTCGTGTCCGACTTTCTGGCGTTTGCACGGGGCCCGCAGACAATTTCGCGGGATCCGGTGGAACTTGCCCCCCTCTTCGACGATTGCGCGCGTGAAACAGGCGTCGAGCTGCACATCAACGTGGGCGCAGATGTGGTCCTCTCCGGAGACCGGACCGCCCTTCGACAGGCGATCGCCAATCTCTTCCGCAACAGCGTCGAAGCCAAGGGCAACGACGTACGCATCGACGTCTCGGCCGTTGTGAAGGATAGCGTCGCCGAGGTGCGCATTAAAGATAACGGTCCGGGAATGCCGCCCGAGGTGCTGGAGAAAATCTTCATTCCCTTCTACACGACCAAGCCGAACGGCACCGGTTTGGGGCTTGCGCTGGTGCACCGCATCGTCAGCGATCACGGAGGTAAGGTTACCGTGGTCTCTGGCCAGGAGGGCACCACCTTTATACTTTCGCTTCCTGCCACAAACTGAGGCATCATTGTCCTGAAGGGCGGGCTAGAATACCGCCAGAATCGCATTCATCTTTGCCTGCAGCGACTTGAGGCGGGAGTGTCTATGAAGCATCTCTGGAAGTGGGTGGCGTGCTCAATTCTCGTGGTGGCTGCGACGGCACTTGCCGCTGCGCAGGAACCGCTCGGCGATGTGGCTCGCCAGGAGCGCGCAAAGCCCAAGCCGCACGGCGAAAAAGTCATCACTAATGACGACATCCGGTCCGCGGGCCCCGACGTAGTCGCACCAGAGCCGTCTCCGACAGATTCTGCCGAGAAAGCAGGAAAGGACGAAAAAGCCGACGAGAAGAGCGATCTCACCACGAAAGAAGGTCCTCTGCCTGCGAACGAGGAGATCAAGCGGACCGAGATGTGGAAGAGCAAGATTGCCGCGCAAGAAGCCAAGGTGCAGAGCCTCGACCAGCAGGTACAGCAGATCGATCGCGATTACAGATTGCGCATGTCGGCCTATTATGCCGATCTCGGACTGCGACTGCGCGACGAAGCTCACTGGGCCACAGAGGAAAAGAAGTACCACGAAGATATCGCCAAGAAACAGAAGGAACGCGACGCCGAACGGGACAAGTTGGAAGACATGAAAGACGCGGCAAGACGCGCTGGGGTTCACGGACTAGATTGAGTCAGTTTTCAGTTCCCGGTGTAGGTTCTTCGTTGTTCGGTGTTTTGAGGCAGCAGTGAGTTGTATCGGGTTAAGATTTTCCCGTTTACCGGTTTTGCCGTTGAATGGATTCCATCCTCCTCGTCGAAGACAAAGCTGAATTGCGCGAGATGCTGACGACAGCGCTCGGGCGCATGGGATATGAAGTCGTTCCCGCGCCGGACGCGCCGCCCGCCATGACGCTGCTGGCTTCGCGACGATTCTCCGCCGTGCTCACCGATTTGCGGCTCCCTAACGGCAGCGGCATGGATGTGCTCCAGGCCGCGCTCGACAACGATGCGACGCTGCCGGTGGTTTTGATGACTGCGTACGGTTCTGTGCAGCAGGCCGTGCAGGCCATGCGCGATGGCGCTTTCGACTTCATCGAAAAGCCGATCGACCTCGATCATCTCCAACAGTTGCTCGCACGCGCTATCGAGCGGCAACAACTTCTGCGAGAAAACGTAGTTCTCCGCGAAGAGACCGCGCGACGCCTGGGCCTGCCGCGCATCCTCGGCGAGCACCCGAAACTGCAGGAAGCCGCCCGCGCCATGCAGCGTATCGCGCCGAGTGAATCAACCGTATTGCTGCTGGGCGAGAGCGGTACTGGAAAAGAACTCTTCGCCCGCGCGATTCACCAGCTCAGTCCACGGGCAAAAAAACCGTTCATCGCGATTAACTGTGCTGCAATTCCCGACACACTGGTCGAGAACGAACTCTTCGGTCACGAAAGGGGGGCCTTCACCGGCGCAAACCAGCGCAAGGCCGGACGCTTCGAGATGGCCCATGGAGGAACGCTGTTCCTCGACGAAATCGGAGAGGTGCCGCTCACGGTGCAAGCAAAATTGTTGCGTGCGCTGGAAGAGAAGAAGATCGAGCGCCTTGGCGGCTCGGGCGAAGTCACTGTCGATGTTCGAATCGTCGCGGCCACGAATCGCGACCTCTCGCAGGCCGCGGCCGCCGGAGAGTTTCGACAAGACCTGTTCTATCGCTTGAACGTCTTCCCTATCGCGATCCCTCCGCTACGCGACCGCGGCGAAGATATTGTGCTGCTGGCCGAAGCGTTCCTCGACCGTTTCCGTCGCGAGTTAAAGAAGCCGCGCCTGAAGTTCGCCGTCGACGCGCTGTCAGCCCTTCGTGCGCACTCATGGCCCGGAAATGTCCGGGAGTTGCAAAATGTCATCGAGCGTGCGGCCATTCTCAACGATGCCGAACTCCACGCCGCTGACCTTGGCCTCTCGGCCAACGTTCGCGCCGCCGCCGCACCCGAAACGGAACTCTCACTCGACGGCTCCCTGGCCGACATCTCTGCACAAGCTGTCCGCGCCGTCGAAAAAGCAAAGATCGAAGCGACCCTGCGCGAATGCAAGTGGAACAAGACTGAAGCCGCGCAAAGACTGGGCGTCAGCTACAAGACGTTGCTGACGAAGATTCATGCGTATGGGTTGGATTAGCTTATCGAACAATTCGATTCTCGGTCGGCCGCCTGAGGTTTCGATCGCTGAAGATACAGACGGTCTCCTGATCAAGGTTGCGCTCCGCCGACGTTTTGCTGCGGTCGTAAGTGCTATAGCTACGACTGGCTGCGCCCTGATCGTGGCCGACGCATTTGTGCCTCACCGCCTGATGCTCATCATCGTTGCACTTGCCGCACTGCTCGGAGTTGTGATGTCCATGCGGGAGCAGACTGTAGAACTTCGGGTAAACAATCTTGATTTCGAGACGCTTGGCTATTTTGGCGGGAGTTATCGCCGTCGCAGAACTGAACCTCGAATGAGCATCCGGGGCATGGAACATCGCACCAGCGAGAACGTACCGGGGCTGTACGCTGACATGCCCTTTTACTGGGCCTGCCTTCTTCCCTTCGTCAGTGAACAACAGGCCAACGAAATCATCGAGCGTATCTATCGGAAGTTTCCCGATACCCCGGTCGCGGCGGACCCCTTCACCGAGAATTTAACGACCCTGGAATTGGACTGAGTCTCATCCTTGCTTGGGCTGAATGCTGAGTGCTGCCTGCTACACCATCATTGGCACCACTCCTGCCGACCGCAGCACCAGTGCCCGCTCGTAGATCTTGACATACTCCCTGGCCGACGCCGCCCACGAGAAATCCTTGGCCATGCCGTTCTTCATCAGTTGCGACCAGGCGGCCTTATCAGGAAAAACAGCCAGTGCGCGGTGCAGGGTTTCCAGCAGAGCTTCGCCGCTGTATTCGTGGAACTTGAAGCCAGTTCCCTTCCCGGTTGTCGGGTCGAAGTTCTCGATCGTATCGTCAAGACCGCCGGTGGCGCGTACCACCGGGACCGTGCCGTACTTCAAGCTGAATATCTGGTTCAACCCGCAGGGCTCGTAGCGCGAAGGCATCAGGAACATGTCGGCTCCGGCTTCGATTTTGTGCGCCAGCGCGTTGTCGTAGGCGATCTTGAGAGCAAACTTCTGCGGGAACTGCTTGTTTAAGCGCCGGAATAGATCCTCGTAATCCTTATCGCCCGAGCCGAGGATAACGACAATGACGTTTTCGAGCGCGATTCGATCTGCTACCTGTGAGATGAGATCAAATCCTTTCTGCGCGGCGAAGCGCGAGACGATCCCCACAACCGGCATCCTGGACTCGGGATTGACGCCGAACTCCTTCAGCAGATCACGCCGGCACGCGGCTTTGCCGGTGAGGTCGGCGGCGGAGTAGTGCGCCGCGATGAACTTATCTTTTTCGGGACTCCACTCGTTGTAATCCACTCCATTCACAATTCCGGCGACCACACCCGACCGCGCGCGCAACACGCCTTCGAGCCCAAAGCCGTATTCTGATGTTTGAATTTCCAGCGCGTATTTGCGGCTCACGGTGGTGATGTAGTCGGAATAGATGAGCGCGCCCTTGAGGAAGTTCACCTTGCCGTAGAATTCCAGCTTGGTCAGGGTGAACAGGTCCCACGGAAGCATCAGCAGGGGCAGAGTGTCCGGCGGGAACAGGCCTTGGTAGCCGATGTTGTGCACGGTGAACACGATCGGCACGTCACTGTACGCAGGATCGTCCTGGTAAAGATTGCGCAACAGTACGGGGATGAGCGCGGATTGCCAGTCGTGGCAGTGAAACACGTCGGGCACGCCGAGGATTTTGCAGGCCTCGATTACGGCGCGGCTGAAGAGCAGGAAACGCTCGGCATTGTCGTGATAGTCGCCGAGCGATGTGCCGTATAACGCCTCGCGGTCAAAGAATGGCGGATAATCTATAAAATAGAAATGGACGCCGTCCACGAGGCCGCCATCGAGCACGGAGCAGAACCGGTACTGGTCGTCAAATGGTACTGTAATGCTCTGGATGAGGACCTTGGGATTGTTCAGCTTGGTCTGGCGGTACTTGGGGATAAATACGCTGACCTGGTGTCCGAGTTCGGCTAGCGCCCTGGGGAGCGCGCCGACGACATCGGCAAGGCCGCCGGTCTTGGAATAGGGAACGCACTCCGAAGC from Terriglobia bacterium encodes:
- a CDS encoding ATP-binding cassette domain-containing protein; the encoded protein is MTDRQPYIDFQHVCKAFGDKVVLDDVSFVVYPGETVAILGRSGVGKSVSLHHIMGFLKPDSGRVWVAHEDITDYPERELERIRKKVTMVFQNGALFDSITCGENVAFPLRERGDLTEEQIYQIVDGLLEMVGVKQYRDQLPSDLSTGMKRSVAIARALAAQPECILYDEPTTMVDPLMAQLLGDLIKKLKYQLKLTSIVVTHDMALAQKVADRVIFLHEGKKVFDGPPAEMKNSEVDIVREFMHLDSFEMIENIPPPEERPRA
- a CDS encoding molybdenum cofactor guanylyltransferase; protein product: MSADIETANVGHKAQSDVTAFILTGGRSERMGQDKASLSLPSGRTLLENALAVAGAVAGQVGIVGSREKYAGYAWAGEIVEDVFRDRGPLGGIHAALSTTTTEWNIILAVDLPGVTAALLGWILKMAREAGSQVTVASVVGGLQPLCGVYRRGFRERAERALKDGHNKVDASFDRASLRILTEEEVRAAGFSPEMFANVNTPEEFEKLAAEK
- a CDS encoding BON domain-containing protein; its protein translation is MKMKAALYPVMIAVLAMLIGTACNKTAATRSDAQVAGDVQSKIFSDPNVQSRQISVQSANGIVTLSGTVNSDAERAAAAQDAAAIDGVKTVVNNLTTQAAQAQPPAEQQPEATQAATETKPERRAAPRRPSPRRERSYSDNSQSASNSSNMNSMPATTSAGNAAVADNTPPPPPQPKKITVPSGTQLSIRLIDTLDSEKNQVGDQFRATLNAPVVIDDEVVIPQDADVQGRVVDVKSAGRYAGAADMVLELTTLSFNGKTYNLSTNQWSRQTKGRGKSTAGKVGGGAVLGAIIGGIAGGGKGAAIGTIAGAGAGGGVATMGKGQQIHLGSEALLSFDLQNPIVVTTQPGGNQMNRRSMDQ
- a CDS encoding prepilin peptidase, producing MDPNTVFTAVAFIFGLVFGSFLNVCIYRMPRGLSVVAPRSACPSCKKPIAGYDNIPVVSWLVLRGRCRNCGARIAARYIGVELLTGILFAACFWEFGPSLAAVKYTTFSFLLLGLIFTDCENRLLPDLLTLPGFFIGLAFSLVVPLNGLFEFLYAGDFNWRALSLADALLAAFIGGGFIWAAGELYFRMRGMPGMGFGDVKLLLMIGAFLGVRLTVLTVFAASVGAAVIGIAMFPAVYRRRQKAVSLKRRFPDEKERRQEAYDSAMRCMRLPFGSFLGGAALFVTFFGERVANWYLGLYR
- a CDS encoding ATP-binding protein, with protein sequence MKDLLTNPVVMRAILTFVLALAMLVLGVMFIRRMRRSMVEEPSPRRSTGDDSGFALEAYHGVIQRLKEQEQELVRLRAEASARASASENMSAVVLTNLTSGVLLFNNMGIVQQANQAARGILGYASPLGLHARDIFRTVTALRLENGEHHSTGIALMQAVQIAIGQGTPFRRMEADYRTPGGEDRVLGITLSPVKGSAGEGLGAACLVSDLTQITALEREARTRQKMAALGEMSAGIAHEFKNSLATISGYAQMLAKSEDASARDFGQRIRNETANLTRVVSDFLAFARGPQTISRDPVELAPLFDDCARETGVELHINVGADVVLSGDRTALRQAIANLFRNSVEAKGNDVRIDVSAVVKDSVAEVRIKDNGPGMPPEVLEKIFIPFYTTKPNGTGLGLALVHRIVSDHGGKVTVVSGQEGTTFILSLPATN
- a CDS encoding sigma-54 dependent transcriptional regulator, with the translated sequence MDSILLVEDKAELREMLTTALGRMGYEVVPAPDAPPAMTLLASRRFSAVLTDLRLPNGSGMDVLQAALDNDATLPVVLMTAYGSVQQAVQAMRDGAFDFIEKPIDLDHLQQLLARAIERQQLLRENVVLREETARRLGLPRILGEHPKLQEAARAMQRIAPSESTVLLLGESGTGKELFARAIHQLSPRAKKPFIAINCAAIPDTLVENELFGHERGAFTGANQRKAGRFEMAHGGTLFLDEIGEVPLTVQAKLLRALEEKKIERLGGSGEVTVDVRIVAATNRDLSQAAAAGEFRQDLFYRLNVFPIAIPPLRDRGEDIVLLAEAFLDRFRRELKKPRLKFAVDALSALRAHSWPGNVRELQNVIERAAILNDAELHAADLGLSANVRAAAAPETELSLDGSLADISAQAVRAVEKAKIEATLRECKWNKTEAAQRLGVSYKTLLTKIHAYGLD
- the glgA gene encoding glycogen synthase GlgA; this encodes MHIAFAASECVPYSKTGGLADVVGALPRALAELGHQVSVFIPKYRQTKLNNPKVLIQSITVPFDDQYRFCSVLDGGLVDGVHFYFIDYPPFFDREALYGTSLGDYHDNAERFLLFSRAVIEACKILGVPDVFHCHDWQSALIPVLLRNLYQDDPAYSDVPIVFTVHNIGYQGLFPPDTLPLLMLPWDLFTLTKLEFYGKVNFLKGALIYSDYITTVSRKYALEIQTSEYGFGLEGVLRARSGVVAGIVNGVDYNEWSPEKDKFIAAHYSAADLTGKAACRRDLLKEFGVNPESRMPVVGIVSRFAAQKGFDLISQVADRIALENVIVVILGSGDKDYEDLFRRLNKQFPQKFALKIAYDNALAHKIEAGADMFLMPSRYEPCGLNQIFSLKYGTVPVVRATGGLDDTIENFDPTTGKGTGFKFHEYSGEALLETLHRALAVFPDKAAWSQLMKNGMAKDFSWAASAREYVKIYERALVLRSAGVVPMMV